The Atlantibacter hermannii genomic interval GACGCCGCCCGTGTTGCGCCATGCGCCGCGTATTAACGCGCCTGCGCCGCTGGTTGTGCCGCCTGCGACGGTCGCCAACGACGCCGTTGCCGCACCGTTAATTGACGCGCCACAGGCTAACGATCCCACCTTTCAAAATGAGGATCTGGCGTGACGCGCCGGTTTATCGATACCCATTGCCACTTTGATTTTCCGCCGTTTACCGGAAATGAAGGCTCCGCGCTTGACCTCGCAGCGCAAGCCGGTGTGGAAAAAATCATTGTGCCAGCGGTTGATGAAACCCGCTTTGGTATCGTGTTAGACCTCGCAGCCCGTTACCCGGCGTTATACGCGGCGTTGGGGCTGCATCCGATTGTGATTGAAAACCATACTGAAGCGGCGCTGGCGGAGCTTGAACGGCGTCTGGTGCAACGTCCCGAAAAACTGGTGGCGATAGGCGAAATAGGCCTGGATCTGTATCGTGAGGACCCGCAGTTCGATCGTCAGGAATGGTTCCTCGATCGGCAGTTGCAGCTCGCGAAACGGTACGATCTGCCGGTGATCCTTCATTCGCGTCGCACCCACGACAAACTGGCTATGCATTTGAAGCGCCATAATCTGCCGCGCGCTGGCGTGGTACATGGTTTTGCCGGCAGTCTGCAACAGGCGGAGCGCTTTATCGCCCTCGGCTACAAAATCGGTGTAGGCGGTACCATTACCTATCCCCGCGCCAGTAAAACCCGTGATGTCATGACAAAACTGCCGCTTGAGGCGCTGTTGCTGGAAACCGACGCGCCGGACATGCCGCTAAACGGCTGGCAGGGGCAGCCGAACCGCCCCGAACGCATCGCGCTGGTGTTTGATACGTTATGTGAATTACGCCGTGAAGCGCCGGAGGATATCGCCGCTGCGATCCGGGAAAATACCTTGCAGGTGTTTGATTTACAGATATAACGCCGGAAGAATAATCGGGCGAACGCCGCGCTGTTGCAGGGCACTGGCCAACTGTTCCACCTCCTGTTTGCCTGCGCTTCGCCAGGTTCGCGCCTCGCCGTAAGTGCCATGATGATGAAACGCATTGATACGCACCGGCACCGGCCCCAGTTCCCGCAGAAAAGCGCTCAGTTCATCAATATGCTGCATGTAGTCGCTGTGTTCAGGTATCAGTAACAGCCGCACTTCCGCCAGCTTATTCTGTGACGCCAGAAACCGAATGCTGTTCAGGATCCGCGTATTGCCGCGTCCCGTCAGAAACCGGTGGCGCTGGTCATCCCAGGCCTTCAGATCCAGCATTGCGCCGTCCATCACCGGGATGAGCTTCTCCCAGCCTGACTGACTGAGCTCGCCGTTACTGTCCACCAGGCAAGTAAGATGATGCAACGCTGGGTGACGTTTAATTGCGGCAAACAGATCGCGTACAAATGGCAGTTGAGTGGTGGCTTCGCCGCCGCTCAGGGTGATGCCTTCAATAAACGGGGCGGCGCGTTCTGTTTGCTTCAGCACCTCCTCCACGCTCAGCATCCGGGTCATCGGGCTGGCTTGCGAAGGACAGTTTTGCAGGCAGGTATCG includes:
- the yjjV gene encoding putative deoxyribonuclease; translated protein: MTRRFIDTHCHFDFPPFTGNEGSALDLAAQAGVEKIIVPAVDETRFGIVLDLAARYPALYAALGLHPIVIENHTEAALAELERRLVQRPEKLVAIGEIGLDLYREDPQFDRQEWFLDRQLQLAKRYDLPVILHSRRTHDKLAMHLKRHNLPRAGVVHGFAGSLQQAERFIALGYKIGVGGTITYPRASKTRDVMTKLPLEALLLETDAPDMPLNGWQGQPNRPERIALVFDTLCELRREAPEDIAAAIRENTLQVFDLQI
- the pflA_1 gene encoding radical SAM superfamily protein codes for the protein MNSRCASINKILPFSCVDGPGSRLALFLQGCNLRCKTCHNPYTIGLCDACGDCVPGCPEQALSLAAGRIIWDETRCAECDTCLQNCPSQASPMTRMLSVEEVLKQTERAAPFIEGITLSGGEATTQLPFVRDLFAAIKRHPALHHLTCLVDSNGELSQSGWEKLIPVMDGAMLDLKAWDDQRHRFLTGRGNTRILNSIRFLASQNKLAEVRLLLIPEHSDYMQHIDELSAFLRELGPVPVRINAFHHHGTYGEARTWRSAGKQEVEQLASALQQRGVRPIILPALYL